In Phaeobacter gallaeciensis DSM 26640, a genomic segment contains:
- a CDS encoding 2Fe-2S iron-sulfur cluster-binding protein produces the protein MARFHDLEVTDVRKTIRDAVVVTLKPAGGAAEEFNFTQGQYLTFRRDFDGEELRRSYSICAGRGEGILQVGIKRVDGGAFSTWANTELKAGDTLQAMPPMGSFFTPLNGAAEKHYLGFAGGSGITPVLSILKTTLDAEPNSSFTLVYANKGVNTIMFREELEDLKNLYMGRFNVIHVLESDAQEIDLFTGLVTEEKCAQLFEHWIDIQSVGTAFICGPEPMMLGIASALRTAGLDDSQIKFELFASAQPGRAKRTATASDAASGANQTKAAITLDGATQTIEMGKNMTLLDAALENAMDAPYACKAGVCSTCRCKVLEGEVEMVANHALEDYEVEKGYVLSCQAYPLSDKVVVDYDQ, from the coding sequence ATGGCGCGCTTTCACGACCTAGAAGTCACCGACGTTCGTAAGACCATCCGCGATGCGGTGGTTGTCACATTGAAGCCCGCGGGTGGCGCGGCTGAGGAGTTCAACTTCACCCAAGGCCAGTACCTGACCTTCCGCCGCGACTTCGACGGCGAGGAGCTGCGGCGTAGCTACTCGATCTGCGCAGGGCGCGGCGAAGGTATTCTGCAGGTTGGCATCAAACGTGTCGACGGCGGTGCGTTCTCCACCTGGGCCAACACCGAGCTGAAAGCCGGCGATACCCTGCAGGCAATGCCGCCGATGGGGAGTTTCTTCACCCCGCTCAATGGAGCTGCTGAAAAGCACTACCTGGGCTTTGCTGGCGGCTCCGGCATCACGCCCGTGCTGTCGATCCTCAAGACCACGCTGGACGCCGAACCCAATTCCTCCTTCACGCTGGTCTACGCCAACAAGGGCGTGAACACGATCATGTTCCGCGAGGAGCTGGAGGATCTGAAAAACCTCTACATGGGCCGCTTCAACGTGATCCACGTGCTGGAATCCGACGCACAGGAAATCGACCTGTTCACCGGTCTGGTGACGGAAGAGAAATGCGCCCAGCTGTTCGAGCACTGGATCGACATCCAGTCGGTCGGCACCGCCTTCATCTGCGGCCCGGAGCCGATGATGCTAGGCATCGCCAGCGCCCTGCGCACCGCCGGCCTCGATGACAGCCAAATCAAGTTCGAGCTGTTCGCCTCTGCCCAGCCGGGTCGTGCAAAACGCACGGCCACCGCAAGCGATGCTGCCTCCGGTGCCAATCAGACCAAAGCTGCGATCACCTTGGATGGCGCGACTCAGACCATCGAGATGGGTAAGAACATGACTCTTCTGGATGCGGCGCTGGAAAACGCGATGGACGCCCCCTATGCCTGCAAGGCCGGTGTCTGCTCCACCTGCCGCTGCAAGGTGCTGGAAGGGGAGGTCGAGATGGTCGCCAACCATGCGCTTGAGGATTACGAGGTCGAGAAGGGCTACGTCTTGTCCTGTCAGGCTTATCCGCTCAGTGACAAAGTGGTGGTGGACTATGATCAATAG
- the paaD gene encoding 1,2-phenylacetyl-CoA epoxidase subunit PaaD — protein sequence MSQVTTQPSITRIWEWLDTVPDPEIPVISLVDLGIIRNVAWEDETLVVTVTPTYSGCPATSVIAMDIETALRDRGIEDLKLTTQISPAWTTDWLSEKGRAKLEDYGIAPPQPAGGPEKCPHCGSKHVTKVSQFGSTPCKAHWRCQDCLEPFDYFKCI from the coding sequence ATGAGCCAAGTGACAACTCAGCCAAGCATCACCCGGATCTGGGAGTGGCTCGACACCGTACCCGATCCGGAAATCCCGGTGATCTCGCTGGTGGATCTGGGCATCATCCGCAATGTGGCTTGGGAGGATGAAACACTGGTGGTAACCGTCACCCCAACCTACTCCGGCTGCCCGGCCACTTCGGTGATCGCAATGGATATTGAAACCGCCCTGCGCGACCGCGGTATCGAGGATCTGAAACTCACGACCCAGATCTCCCCCGCTTGGACCACCGACTGGCTGTCCGAAAAAGGCCGCGCCAAGCTGGAGGACTACGGCATCGCCCCGCCCCAGCCCGCAGGCGGCCCCGAAAAATGCCCGCACTGCGGCAGCAAACATGTCACCAAGGTCAGCCAGTTCGGCTCGACCCCCTGCAAGGCCCACTGGCGCTGCCAGGACTGCCTCGAACCTTTTGATTACTTCAAGTGCATCTGA
- the paaC gene encoding 1,2-phenylacetyl-CoA epoxidase subunit PaaC, which produces MTAAVNTEDALTQFLLRMGDNTLILGHRVSEWCGHAPVLEEDIALANTALDMIGQTQMWLGLAAEVQGDGKSADDLAFLRDAWDFRNVLLCEVPNGDFGRTLMRQFLFDAWHSIQLGRLMKSSDERVAAIAEKASKEVAYHLERSADTVVGLGDGTEESHRRMQEALDYLWPYVGEMFQSDDVDAEMVKAGIAPDPASLREEYDALISRILGDATLTIPESRFAHKGGRTGAMHTEHLGHLLTQMQWLQRAYPGAKW; this is translated from the coding sequence ATGACCGCCGCTGTTAACACGGAAGACGCGCTCACCCAATTCCTGCTGCGGATGGGCGACAACACCCTGATCCTCGGCCACCGGGTCAGCGAATGGTGCGGCCACGCGCCGGTGCTGGAAGAAGACATCGCGCTGGCCAACACCGCGCTGGACATGATCGGCCAGACCCAGATGTGGCTCGGCCTCGCAGCTGAGGTGCAGGGCGACGGCAAATCCGCCGACGACCTCGCCTTCCTGCGCGACGCCTGGGACTTCCGCAATGTGCTGCTGTGCGAGGTGCCGAACGGCGACTTCGGCCGCACCCTGATGCGCCAGTTCCTGTTTGACGCCTGGCATTCGATCCAGCTGGGCCGACTGATGAAATCTTCGGATGAACGGGTGGCCGCAATTGCCGAGAAAGCCTCAAAAGAGGTCGCCTATCACCTGGAACGCTCTGCCGACACGGTGGTGGGCTTGGGTGACGGCACCGAGGAAAGCCACCGCCGGATGCAGGAAGCACTGGACTATCTGTGGCCCTACGTGGGTGAAATGTTCCAGTCCGACGATGTGGACGCCGAGATGGTCAAGGCAGGCATCGCCCCCGACCCGGCCAGCCTGCGCGAAGAATATGACGCGCTGATCTCCCGCATCCTGGGCGACGCGACGCTGACCATTCCGGAAAGCCGCTTCGCCCATAAGGGCGGGCGCACCGGTGCGATGCACACTGAACATCTGGGCCACCTGCTGACCCAGATGCAATGGCTGCAACGCGCCTATCCCGGCGCCAAGTGGTAA